The DNA window CCGGGCCGGCACAGGGGCGCCGGCGCCCCTGTGGAGCTGCCCGCAGGAACGGGGCACGGTCGCCGGTCGCCACACTTCCGCCACTCGTTACCGCAACACGCCGGGAGCGCCTCGCCACGCCACGCCCAACTCCCTAACGTCCCTCGGGTTCCGCACCCCATGCCGAGGAAGGGAATACCGAGTGTCACGGATACCCACCCTGACGTTGCTGCGCGACCAGCTACGCCGGGCGCGCCAGGCGCGCGGGCTCAGCCAGGAGGAGCTGGGCAAGCTGGTCAGCTACTCGCCGTCGTACGTGAGCGCGGTCGAGACCGGGCAGAGCCCGGCCCGGCCGGACTACCTGGCCCGGATCGACACGGCGCTGGACACCGGCGGCCTCTTCATCGCCATGCTGGAGCTGATCCGGTTCCACGCCGCGCCGGAATGGTTCCGCCCGTGGGACGAGAACGAACGGGAGGCGACGGCGCTGCGCTGGTACGACCCGACCGTGGTTCCCGGCCTGCTCCAGACCGAGGGATACGCGCGGGCGATGCTCGCCCTGAGCGGGGAGCTGACCGCCGAGGAGGTCGAGACGCGGGTGGTGACCCGGCTCGCCCGGCAGGAGGTGCTGACCGCCACCCCGCGCCCGCAGTTCGTCGCGGTGCTGGAGGAGCACACGCTGCGCCGGCAGGTCGGCGACCGCGCCGTCATGCGCGAGCAGCTCCAGCACCTGCTGGCCGTCGGCGCCGAGCCGCACGTGCACGTCCGGGT is part of the Micromonospora olivasterospora genome and encodes:
- a CDS encoding helix-turn-helix domain-containing protein; protein product: MSRIPTLTLLRDQLRRARQARGLSQEELGKLVSYSPSYVSAVETGQSPARPDYLARIDTALDTGGLFIAMLELIRFHAAPEWFRPWDENEREATALRWYDPTVVPGLLQTEGYARAMLALSGELTAEEVETRVVTRLARQEVLTATPRPQFVAVLEEHTLRRQVGDRAVMREQLQHLLAVGAEPHVHVRVVPADAPWHNGLNGPFILARLGSGAELAHLDNQLRGQTVDSPSDVAALERRWETVTGEALPRRQSARLIEEVAQTWT